A single window of Nasonia vitripennis strain AsymCx chromosome 4, Nvit_psr_1.1, whole genome shotgun sequence DNA harbors:
- the LOC116417280 gene encoding uncharacterized protein LOC116417280 isoform X1: MARYQFLLPFLLVFTIIFSHEKVNAVGTSAFEIFEALTDHMTTVTKEENIHCHNYTEFCNTYLKIPKFNSNWFSNPPNIDAIRGVCQTMLKRPVCQDPHEEICAAKRCPNTYESKM, translated from the exons ATGGCTCGCTACCAATTTTTGTTACCTTTTCTATTAGTTTTTACCATCATTTTCTCACACGAGAAAGTTAAT GCGGTTGGTACCAGTgcgtttgaaatttttgaagcgCTCACAGACCATATGACAACTGTGACTAAAGAG GAGAACATTCACTGTCATAACTACACGGAATTTTGCAATACATATCTTAAGATTCCGAAATTCAATTCCAATTGGTTTTCTAATCCTCCAAATATAGACGCGATCAGGGGTGTTTGTCAG ACTATGCTCAAGCGTCCAGTATGCCAAGACCCCCATGAGGAAATTTGCGCAGCAAAGAGATGCCCTAATACTTATGAAAGTAAAATGTGA
- the LOC116417280 gene encoding uncharacterized protein LOC116417280 isoform X2: MTTVTKEENIHCHNYTEFCNTYLKIPKFNSNWFSNPPNIDAIRGVCQTMLKRPVCQDPHEEICAAKRCPNTYESKM, encoded by the exons ATGACAACTGTGACTAAAGAG GAGAACATTCACTGTCATAACTACACGGAATTTTGCAATACATATCTTAAGATTCCGAAATTCAATTCCAATTGGTTTTCTAATCCTCCAAATATAGACGCGATCAGGGGTGTTTGTCAG ACTATGCTCAAGCGTCCAGTATGCCAAGACCCCCATGAGGAAATTTGCGCAGCAAAGAGATGCCCTAATACTTATGAAAGTAAAATGTGA